A region from the Mucilaginibacter sp. CSA2-8R genome encodes:
- a CDS encoding SGNH/GDSL hydrolase family protein: MSVIFAVVSCKKQTDTVIPQDQDYKLTLPLNDQPKSQVIFKNIVILGNSITIAPITPAVGWNTLCGMAASTPDSDYVHRLTVRFKQMEPNSKVTVRIFNDFESAYINYDFNKSLKDIKEINPDLVIVRVGENVDHAHMDAEAFRKSYQKLVQYFTADGSKTVVLSVGPLWSVPAIDKVYKLYTPYVSLSAVSYDRSNLAYGLFSDIGVQQHPCNKGMRVISNLIWNEVVKINPYR; this comes from the coding sequence ATGTCTGTGATTTTTGCAGTAGTAAGCTGCAAGAAGCAAACGGATACGGTTATACCTCAAGACCAAGATTATAAACTAACGTTACCGCTTAACGATCAGCCGAAATCTCAGGTTATTTTTAAGAACATCGTTATTTTAGGTAATAGTATTACAATAGCCCCTATAACGCCAGCGGTAGGTTGGAATACCTTATGTGGTATGGCCGCCTCTACGCCCGACTCTGATTATGTGCACAGACTTACTGTACGCTTTAAACAGATGGAGCCCAATAGTAAAGTTACTGTACGTATATTTAATGATTTTGAATCGGCATATATTAATTATGATTTTAACAAAAGCCTAAAGGATATTAAAGAAATTAATCCTGACCTGGTTATTGTTAGGGTGGGCGAAAACGTTGACCATGCGCATATGGATGCGGAGGCTTTTCGCAAAAGCTATCAGAAATTAGTGCAATATTTTACCGCTGATGGTAGCAAAACGGTTGTGCTAAGCGTTGGCCCCTTGTGGAGTGTTCCAGCAATAGACAAGGTTTATAAACTATACACGCCTTACGTTAGCTTGTCAGCCGTAAGCTACGACAGATCTAACCTGGCCTACGGCTTATTTTCTGATATAGGTGTACAGCAGCATCCATGTAATAAGGGAATGAGGGTAATAAGTAATTTGATCTGGAATGAGGTTGTTAAAATAAATCCTTACAGATAA
- a CDS encoding carboxypeptidase regulatory-like domain-containing protein, translated as MKIIFIILFSLTIGLCSCKKKDAAVAPVTTATVPTDTKGSLSGTISPATAVSNITLQLFTATGAGTIYSTTADAQGNFNFAALLQGNYVLTLTATSGYVSVNQPVTIVGGQNTALGDVSLRQMPGSISGMISPAGAATSVSLMSTSGGSTYYATPTGTGSFLFSFVAPGTYTLNFTAALGYVAPVSPAITVATAQNTDAGTLVFKAAAPGSISGSVSPAGSVAYVQAVYIGSATLRYTVVPDASGNFKINNVTPGSYYVTAASNAVNNLYAPYSRRIAVTEGQDISVGTIGLTTTPPPYPFSCTVDGTDGYSTLPGASYSPSKQTISVSTTVNGNLVTVYAGDVTGPGNYTCNSTTSSFITYTVPPKISQIPEDNNRPYTIWSTKAGGNGSITITSIDVVNKTVSGSFSGSLGPSSSNATNMKTITKGAIVNVQYQ; from the coding sequence ATGAAAATAATATTCATTATATTATTTAGCCTTACTATAGGTTTGTGCAGTTGCAAAAAAAAAGATGCGGCCGTTGCACCTGTAACTACAGCAACGGTTCCGACTGATACTAAGGGTAGCCTTTCAGGTACTATTAGCCCTGCTACAGCTGTGAGCAATATTACCTTACAATTGTTTACGGCTACCGGGGCTGGTACAATTTACAGTACCACCGCCGATGCTCAAGGCAATTTTAACTTTGCTGCTTTATTGCAGGGTAATTATGTGCTAACGCTTACCGCAACTTCTGGTTACGTATCTGTAAATCAGCCAGTCACCATTGTTGGCGGCCAGAACACCGCTTTAGGAGATGTTTCCTTGCGGCAAATGCCTGGTAGTATCAGTGGCATGATTAGTCCGGCCGGAGCAGCCACTTCAGTTTCATTAATGAGTACCAGCGGAGGGAGTACTTATTATGCCACTCCAACTGGTACTGGTAGCTTTTTGTTCAGCTTTGTTGCCCCCGGTACATATACCCTCAATTTTACTGCCGCCCTGGGGTATGTAGCGCCGGTTAGCCCGGCAATAACGGTTGCTACCGCACAAAATACGGATGCCGGCACACTGGTTTTTAAAGCGGCGGCACCCGGGAGTATCAGCGGCAGCGTATCTCCGGCAGGTTCTGTGGCTTATGTACAGGCTGTTTATATTGGCAGTGCTACCTTGAGGTATACGGTTGTGCCCGATGCCAGTGGTAATTTCAAGATAAATAATGTTACACCCGGCAGTTATTATGTAACTGCTGCATCTAACGCAGTTAACAACTTATACGCGCCTTATAGCCGCCGCATTGCCGTAACCGAAGGGCAAGATATCTCGGTTGGTACTATCGGTTTAACCACTACACCTCCTCCTTATCCTTTCTCCTGCACGGTAGATGGCACAGATGGCTATTCTACCTTGCCAGGGGCTTCCTACTCACCGTCTAAGCAAACAATAAGTGTCAGTACTACAGTCAACGGCAATTTAGTAACTGTTTATGCCGGTGATGTAACCGGTCCGGGCAACTATACCTGCAACAGCACCACAAGTTCATTCATTACCTACACTGTGCCGCCAAAAATTTCCCAAATTCCTGAAGATAATAATAGACCATATACTATCTGGAGCACCAAAGCCGGAGGTAACGGTAGCATTACAATCACCTCTATTGATGTGGTGAACAAGACGGTATCCGGCAGTTTTTCCGGCTCGTTGGGTCCGAGTAGCAGCAATGCTACAAATATGAAAACTATTACTAAAGGTGCCATTGTAAATGTGCAGTACCAGTAA
- a CDS encoding histidine kinase, translating to MQFDTLVNYFLPAGIKQNKAHPLYNELRTVVSTALVAVPLMLLFPPLMLYLGKPVGGFLLNDLLAIILLLSIKFFGHYRIPMTLTAVVTYFIIYDWIKDSGLIYSVNVNILHMYLLVAIWADKKFGWYAVFSNLVAFSFIYYRTLHAGINTTSASWLGEPLYPFAVNCLITIFFGGFLAYQQYDQERDRAKIRALQDQKISTLDEAVKKRTEQLNSMRETIANDFHDQTGNMLSAITRQASLLKIKLKAEHDVQPIVKSIIDNSNELYASSKDFLWHLNHNSDDPTELFDYLTGYGQLYFNQFDIAFSAKAELGSLLQFESYAALNLIYIFKEAMTNVVRHAAATEVKLAMHLGKESVMYLLEDNGSWKEADNNQQHYGLSYMERRCQKNNFGFALQKSSSGTRIEIIVPAHQLNTI from the coding sequence ATGCAATTTGACACCCTTGTTAATTATTTTTTACCAGCCGGCATAAAGCAGAACAAAGCACACCCACTATATAATGAACTTCGGACTGTAGTGAGTACTGCACTGGTTGCTGTACCATTGATGTTGCTGTTTCCACCGCTGATGCTTTATTTAGGTAAGCCTGTTGGCGGATTTTTACTCAATGATTTGCTGGCTATTATTCTGCTGCTGTCAATCAAATTTTTTGGCCATTACCGCATCCCAATGACGCTAACGGCGGTGGTAACTTACTTCATTATATACGATTGGATCAAAGATTCTGGCTTAATTTACTCAGTCAACGTAAACATTCTGCACATGTACCTGCTGGTTGCTATATGGGCCGATAAAAAGTTTGGCTGGTATGCCGTATTCAGTAACTTGGTAGCATTTTCCTTTATTTATTATCGCACTTTGCATGCTGGTATAAATACAACATCAGCCAGTTGGCTGGGTGAGCCATTGTATCCGTTTGCAGTTAATTGCCTGATTACTATTTTTTTTGGTGGCTTTTTAGCTTATCAGCAATATGATCAAGAACGCGACCGGGCTAAGATACGTGCCTTACAAGATCAGAAAATATCAACATTAGATGAAGCAGTAAAAAAGCGTACCGAACAATTAAACAGCATGCGCGAAACCATTGCTAATGATTTTCATGACCAAACAGGCAATATGCTTTCTGCAATTACCCGCCAGGCATCCCTGTTAAAAATTAAGCTTAAAGCCGAACATGATGTACAACCCATAGTAAAGAGCATTATAGATAACAGTAACGAGCTTTATGCCAGCAGCAAAGATTTTCTTTGGCACTTAAACCATAACAGTGATGACCCTACCGAGCTTTTTGATTACTTAACCGGGTATGGGCAGTTGTATTTTAATCAGTTTGATATAGCTTTCTCGGCTAAGGCCGAACTTGGTTCTCTGTTACAATTTGAATCTTATGCTGCATTAAATTTGATATATATTTTTAAAGAGGCAATGACTAATGTAGTAAGGCATGCAGCAGCAACTGAAGTAAAACTGGCTATGCACCTCGGAAAAGAATCAGTGATGTATCTACTGGAAGATAATGGTAGCTGGAAAGAGGCCGACAATAACCAACAACATTATGGGCTCAGCTATATGGAACGCCGCTGCCAAAAGAATAATTTTGGATTTGCTTTACAAAAATCTTCATCGGGCACCCGGATTGAAATTATTGTTCCGGCGCATCAATTAAATACAATCTAA
- a CDS encoding response regulator transcription factor: MNRRISIIEDNSKIREGFAAIIDSAEDYIVAGQYSNCEDAFKNLSTDAPDLVLMDIDLPGIDGIEGTLRIKKQRPDCIVLIITVLEDSDKVFRSLCAGAGGYIVKNSDGDDIIQNITEAFAGGAPMSLHIAKMVVQSFKRSFDSPLSDREQEVLRRIAEGKSYSKIALDLFISKETVRSHIKNIYQKLSVSSKVDAIRIAEIKKWIN, translated from the coding sequence ATGAACAGGCGTATTAGTATTATTGAGGACAACAGCAAAATCAGGGAAGGATTTGCCGCTATCATTGATAGCGCTGAAGACTACATCGTTGCTGGACAATATAGCAATTGTGAAGACGCATTTAAAAACCTATCAACGGATGCGCCCGATTTGGTATTGATGGACATTGATTTGCCGGGTATAGATGGCATTGAGGGTACACTACGCATTAAGAAACAGCGCCCGGATTGTATTGTATTAATTATAACGGTATTGGAAGACAGCGACAAAGTATTCCGTTCATTGTGTGCCGGTGCCGGGGGCTATATTGTCAAAAACTCTGATGGAGACGATATTATACAGAACATTACAGAAGCATTTGCAGGAGGCGCCCCAATGAGTCTGCATATCGCTAAAATGGTGGTACAATCATTTAAACGTTCTTTTGATTCTCCACTTTCTGACCGGGAACAGGAGGTACTGCGCCGGATTGCGGAAGGAAAAAGCTATTCTAAAATAGCCCTTGATTTGTTCATCAGCAAAGAAACTGTTAGGAGCCATATTAAAAATATCTACCAAAAATTATCGGTAAGTTCTAAAGTGGATGCTATTCGCATCGCCGAGATTAAAAAGTGGATTAATTAG
- a CDS encoding IPT/TIG domain-containing protein, which produces MEFYSYNGERYTSGPHYYNRFILNNLGVPNSVILINGHNFSEDFKQSSVLFNNVSASAIQGDSTTIYVAIPDQVPPGPVRLTINTNGKSIVHPTQFTVEAPDPHITGLNTPAGMRGSQLVIYGENFSTTAAKTNVTINGTAAVIDSVKLDAVYFKVPVNATSGKIVLTTFGKALSYPDDFTVTSSTFTTISNIGLRFLSLDDAGNFYGTIKNAIYKVTPGGISSIVTKLSGVDYNLISGAYFGGCTADKAGTVYFIAPFVLHDNYPNYNTDYLSRVIKVLPDGSLSEIAGGGYPAFTNGQGKTANFNSPYNLILDALTGNFYVNDTFVIRKVTPSGLVSTIANALPSYGPITLPGFTSVSGIAIHPETGDLYLVSLSSNTIGKITPGGTISTMPITGDKISTGGQQNAVINLAITASGTLYLSVGSNLYQIKNGVATNTYGNPAGGNIWGMTLDKAGNLYLSATELFNRYNYNPKNWLYKVIL; this is translated from the coding sequence ATGGAATTCTACAGTTACAATGGGGAGCGATACACCAGTGGGCCACACTATTACAACCGGTTTATTCTCAATAATTTGGGGGTACCGAACAGTGTAATTTTAATCAACGGGCACAATTTTAGTGAGGATTTTAAGCAAAGCAGTGTATTGTTTAACAATGTCAGCGCCTCTGCTATCCAAGGCGATTCGACTACCATTTATGTAGCCATTCCGGATCAGGTACCTCCCGGCCCGGTAAGGCTCACCATAAATACTAATGGCAAAAGCATCGTTCATCCTACTCAATTTACGGTTGAAGCCCCTGACCCACATATAACCGGACTCAACACACCGGCAGGCATGCGGGGGAGCCAGTTGGTTATTTACGGCGAAAACTTTAGTACTACAGCAGCCAAGACTAATGTGACCATTAATGGTACCGCAGCGGTCATTGATTCAGTAAAACTTGACGCAGTTTATTTTAAAGTACCGGTTAATGCCACCTCCGGCAAAATTGTACTGACTACATTTGGCAAAGCATTATCATATCCGGACGATTTTACGGTTACCTCGTCCACTTTTACAACAATCAGTAATATCGGCTTACGTTTTTTGTCGTTAGATGATGCTGGCAACTTTTACGGCACTATTAAAAATGCAATTTACAAGGTTACGCCGGGGGGCATTTCATCCATAGTCACGAAATTAAGTGGTGTTGATTACAATTTAATTTCCGGAGCCTATTTTGGTGGCTGCACAGCCGACAAGGCCGGAACAGTTTACTTTATTGCCCCATTTGTATTGCATGACAATTACCCGAATTACAATACTGATTATCTCTCTAGGGTAATTAAAGTATTACCCGATGGCAGCCTGAGCGAAATAGCGGGAGGAGGCTACCCGGCTTTCACTAATGGGCAAGGTAAGACGGCTAATTTCAATTCACCTTATAATCTTATACTGGATGCTTTGACCGGTAATTTCTATGTAAATGATACTTTTGTCATCCGTAAAGTAACGCCATCAGGATTGGTGAGTACGATTGCCAATGCGCTGCCTAGTTATGGGCCAATAACATTACCCGGTTTTACAAGCGTAAGTGGCATAGCCATACACCCGGAAACTGGCGATTTATATTTGGTGAGCCTGAGTTCGAATACTATAGGTAAGATCACACCTGGCGGAACAATCAGCACAATGCCCATCACAGGGGACAAAATAAGTACGGGCGGTCAGCAGAATGCTGTCATCAATTTGGCCATCACAGCTTCTGGAACACTCTATTTATCAGTGGGGAGTAATCTGTATCAGATTAAAAACGGCGTAGCGACCAACACTTACGGAAATCCGGCTGGCGGCAATATCTGGGGTATGACTTTAGACAAGGCTGGGAACTTATATTTAAGCGCAACAGAATTATTTAACAGGTACAACTACAATCCTAAAAATTGGCTTTACAAGGTTATACTTTAA
- a CDS encoding LysR substrate-binding domain-containing protein, with protein MELRQLKYFIKAAELQNFTEAAGALYITQSTLSQQVKQLEDELGIPLFDRIAKRVRLTEAGRMFLPYANKTIRDASDGKNILKDLMSLSTGTLNIGVTYGLTDLLAKAVLNFSKQFPDIHLEIIFGTTQDLLKKLDQSHIDMMLSFSQEEKPGSYKIERLFSSCLALIVHANHPLAIKQQIAFEELKDLSLILPSKGFSIRNHFDHLLSHHDVDINMQMEVNDINMLLQLVDSGNWATILMESSIFNHPELKAVKLAGNSMTRQASITWPIGVYCKKPALLLAQQLAVYANNYQS; from the coding sequence ATGGAACTTCGTCAACTTAAATACTTTATTAAAGCAGCAGAACTCCAAAATTTTACAGAAGCCGCTGGAGCTTTGTACATTACTCAAAGTACCTTGTCGCAACAAGTAAAACAATTAGAGGATGAACTGGGCATACCATTATTTGACCGGATTGCCAAGCGGGTGCGGTTGACAGAAGCCGGAAGGATGTTTTTGCCGTATGCTAATAAAACAATTAGAGATGCCAGCGATGGTAAAAACATATTAAAAGATTTGATGAGCCTTAGTACAGGCACATTGAATATTGGGGTTACTTACGGGTTAACAGATCTGCTGGCCAAAGCGGTCCTGAATTTTTCAAAGCAGTTTCCTGACATTCACCTCGAAATTATTTTTGGCACCACACAAGACCTACTGAAGAAACTTGATCAAAGCCATATTGATATGATGTTGTCTTTCTCACAAGAAGAGAAACCTGGAAGCTATAAGATTGAGCGCCTCTTTTCTTCGTGCCTGGCGCTAATCGTACATGCTAATCATCCTCTGGCCATAAAACAACAGATCGCTTTTGAAGAGTTAAAAGATCTGTCGTTGATTTTACCATCCAAAGGGTTTAGTATTCGGAACCATTTTGACCATTTGCTATCCCATCACGATGTGGACATTAATATGCAAATGGAAGTCAATGATATCAATATGCTTTTACAATTAGTGGATAGCGGTAATTGGGCAACTATACTCATGGAGTCTTCCATTTTTAATCATCCGGAATTAAAAGCGGTAAAACTTGCAGGTAACAGCATGACGAGACAGGCCAGTATTACCTGGCCAATAGGTGTTTACTGCAAAAAGCCCGCACTCTTATTAGCTCAACAATTAGCTGTATATGCAAATAATTACCAATCTTAA
- a CDS encoding glycoside hydrolase family 97 catalytic domain-containing protein, giving the protein MTKTTYLQLKCFIIALFTLGINAVTAQTKKEVETLKSPDGKLQLSFTYAYKKSVSYTFSAYGRVLINPSALGLAEIAPQQFIRSPHRAVNTVWKPVWGKRAIVPDRYNEVTIDLKAYQIVARAYNDGVAFRYIFPEGKKLDELTQFNFFDDYIAWFYNGENANKGPEKLTDIAGKRLPVMTIKANDNAYMAIHEAELATGEPLVLEATKGEKQIRVATKATSAWRVLMFGRSPGVLVDSHLIELLNKPPQKKYDFSWVKPGVAVWDWRINGAKVDTFKYKMSLPSWKRMVDFAAANNMRYLLLDADWYGPEFNQNSDPLKGGKVAQVHEIIAYGKSKNVGVWLYINDIGGRKYPLEETLKQYSDWGAAGIKYGFMTGGPEEKNTRTQLITEICAKYHLLCDFHDGPVHPNGQMRTWPNAVTREYCQAQLDGHKVFSPKTFVTSVFVNMLAGPIDMNNGLADLTQAGRVDEPSPVPSTLVGEAARTLIVFSGVTVIPDIPENYKKHPELLEFYASQKMPWRESKTLSGVIGEHITMARQAADGTWLIGAATDEQPREITIPLSFLGKGNYKALIIQDSADSDYRTHKEGYVSKTQDVNSTNTIRVKLAPGGGACVVLKKM; this is encoded by the coding sequence ATGACTAAAACTACATATTTACAATTAAAGTGCTTCATCATTGCGTTGTTTACCTTAGGTATAAATGCAGTTACAGCTCAAACAAAAAAGGAGGTTGAAACGCTTAAATCGCCCGACGGTAAACTGCAGCTTTCTTTTACTTATGCGTACAAAAAGTCTGTTTCGTACACGTTTTCAGCCTACGGAAGGGTATTGATCAATCCATCGGCCTTAGGCTTGGCTGAAATTGCTCCGCAACAATTTATCCGGTCACCCCATCGTGCAGTTAACACTGTTTGGAAGCCGGTATGGGGTAAACGTGCCATTGTGCCCGACCGGTACAATGAAGTAACCATTGATCTTAAAGCTTATCAGATTGTGGCACGTGCCTATAATGATGGTGTGGCTTTCCGGTACATATTTCCGGAAGGAAAAAAATTAGATGAATTGACTCAGTTCAATTTTTTTGATGACTATATCGCTTGGTTTTACAACGGGGAAAATGCTAATAAAGGTCCGGAAAAGTTAACCGATATTGCCGGAAAGCGCTTACCTGTGATGACTATCAAAGCAAACGATAACGCATATATGGCAATTCACGAAGCTGAATTAGCAACTGGTGAACCGCTTGTTTTGGAAGCAACCAAAGGGGAGAAGCAGATAAGGGTTGCCACCAAGGCCACATCGGCTTGGCGGGTGCTTATGTTCGGTCGCAGCCCTGGAGTGTTGGTAGACTCCCATTTGATCGAATTATTAAATAAGCCACCACAAAAAAAGTATGATTTTTCGTGGGTAAAGCCTGGCGTTGCTGTGTGGGATTGGCGCATCAATGGAGCAAAAGTGGACACTTTCAAATATAAAATGTCTCTACCATCGTGGAAGCGTATGGTCGATTTTGCTGCAGCGAATAATATGCGTTATTTGCTGTTAGACGCTGATTGGTATGGGCCGGAGTTTAATCAAAACTCTGACCCTTTAAAAGGTGGCAAGGTTGCCCAGGTACACGAAATCATCGCCTATGGTAAGTCGAAGAATGTTGGCGTTTGGCTTTACATCAATGACATTGGCGGCCGCAAGTATCCACTTGAGGAAACTTTAAAGCAATACAGCGACTGGGGCGCGGCAGGCATAAAGTACGGCTTTATGACAGGTGGCCCGGAAGAAAAAAATACCCGGACCCAGCTCATCACCGAAATATGTGCAAAGTATCATCTGCTGTGTGATTTTCATGATGGCCCCGTACATCCCAACGGACAAATGCGTACGTGGCCCAACGCAGTTACCCGTGAATATTGCCAGGCTCAGCTTGATGGGCACAAGGTGTTTAGCCCTAAAACGTTTGTTACATCTGTTTTTGTTAACATGCTTGCAGGGCCTATAGACATGAACAATGGCTTGGCCGATTTAACCCAGGCTGGTCGTGTGGATGAACCCTCGCCCGTTCCGTCTACTCTGGTAGGTGAAGCTGCGCGTACGCTTATTGTATTTTCCGGTGTAACCGTTATTCCTGATATACCAGAAAATTATAAAAAACATCCTGAATTGCTTGAGTTTTATGCATCACAAAAGATGCCTTGGCGAGAAAGCAAGACACTTAGCGGTGTTATTGGCGAACACATCACCATGGCCCGCCAGGCAGCAGACGGTACCTGGCTTATAGGTGCAGCCACCGATGAGCAACCGCGTGAGATTACCATACCATTGTCGTTTCTTGGTAAAGGGAATTACAAAGCCCTTATTATTCAGGATAGCGCAGATTCTGACTATCGCACACATAAAGAAGGGTACGTATCAAAAACGCAGGATGTTAATTCAACCAACACCATTCGTGTAAAATTAGCACCCGGTGGCGGAGCTTGTGTTGTCCTGAAAAAAATGTAA
- a CDS encoding RagB/SusD family nutrient uptake outer membrane protein, protein MKKITQNKNLYMLVFIMLMSAACKKDFLNVTPPNQLSADVVWSDPVLAEAYMYDAYKGLVNGGFSEQMLASVSDEALFNHSGRGIDVVNTGNVSPSTTGWIDDSWNWDRMYLYIRTCNTAIDRIVSGNNSLSDQAKKDQLLGEAYFLRAYYYQQLLRFYGGVPIITNVYNITDDLLIKRNTYEECVNFIVKDCDGAAKLLAGKSVDKGRATALAALALKSRVLIYAASDLHDRAKLTAKLSGISDQALPLLCYMSGSQADRYRLAQVASKAVMDADSRGGYKLNLSSPASPAQGTTNHVSVAMGGASKATNVDPAGASELIFAKYFLSPNYAVTPNLYNGPNGYHNWGGNTPIGQLVDDYEMVDGTPFSWANAVAKANPYQNRDPRLYATILFDGANWKPRDKVSGNVDPANQIQTGTYDLVIDGKTSTFSGLDTKNSSIENWNGSYTGYYYRKFTDPDANVVDQNMPQTIPWPFFRYTEAVLNYVEASIELGETSTAVSWLNKIRFRAGMPAVTAVDQATLRNIYRHERRVEMAFEEQRYHDVRRWLIASETLGRKVSIVTITGKFKAGKSLSFPYAYNPTIYDYTYTPSEYNVLENRAWNNSLYFRPITRDEINKNKQLIQNPGY, encoded by the coding sequence ATGAAAAAGATTACACAAAATAAAAATCTGTATATGCTGGTATTCATTATGTTGATGAGTGCAGCCTGTAAAAAAGATTTTCTGAACGTAACCCCTCCCAACCAATTATCGGCAGACGTAGTTTGGAGCGACCCTGTTTTAGCTGAGGCTTACATGTATGACGCCTATAAAGGTTTGGTTAATGGCGGATTTTCTGAGCAGATGCTTGCATCTGTTTCGGATGAGGCTCTGTTTAATCACTCTGGCCGTGGTATAGATGTGGTAAACACTGGTAATGTAAGTCCAAGCACCACCGGATGGATAGATGATTCGTGGAACTGGGACAGAATGTATCTGTACATTAGAACTTGTAACACAGCAATTGACCGGATAGTTAGCGGAAATAATAGTTTATCAGATCAGGCAAAGAAAGACCAGCTTTTAGGCGAAGCCTATTTTTTAAGGGCTTATTATTATCAGCAGCTGTTGCGCTTTTATGGCGGCGTTCCAATCATAACAAATGTTTATAACATCACTGATGACTTGTTAATTAAACGAAATACGTATGAGGAATGCGTAAATTTTATTGTAAAGGATTGTGATGGCGCAGCTAAATTATTAGCTGGTAAGTCGGTGGATAAGGGGCGTGCCACTGCATTAGCTGCATTGGCTCTTAAATCAAGAGTGTTGATCTACGCAGCAAGCGACTTGCATGACAGAGCCAAACTTACCGCAAAACTAAGTGGTATATCAGATCAGGCTTTGCCTCTGTTGTGCTACATGTCGGGTAGTCAGGCAGACCGTTATCGGTTGGCGCAAGTTGCGTCAAAAGCAGTAATGGATGCCGATAGCCGGGGTGGTTATAAGCTTAATTTATCAAGCCCTGCTTCGCCTGCACAAGGCACAACCAATCATGTAAGCGTTGCTATGGGGGGCGCAAGCAAAGCAACTAATGTTGACCCTGCTGGTGCTTCTGAGCTAATTTTTGCCAAGTATTTTTTATCGCCTAATTACGCGGTTACGCCAAATTTGTACAACGGGCCCAACGGATACCATAACTGGGGCGGCAATACGCCTATAGGCCAGTTGGTTGATGATTATGAAATGGTTGATGGTACACCCTTTAGCTGGGCCAACGCAGTAGCGAAGGCTAACCCATATCAAAATCGCGACCCCCGTTTGTATGCCACCATTTTGTTTGATGGCGCTAACTGGAAACCTCGCGATAAAGTATCTGGCAATGTTGATCCGGCCAATCAAATTCAAACCGGAACTTATGACCTCGTTATAGACGGAAAAACAAGTACTTTTAGTGGTCTGGATACTAAAAACAGCTCTATAGAAAACTGGAATGGTTCATATACAGGTTACTATTACCGCAAATTTACCGATCCGGACGCCAACGTGGTTGATCAAAATATGCCGCAAACTATTCCTTGGCCATTTTTCAGGTATACCGAAGCCGTGCTAAATTATGTAGAGGCTTCCATCGAACTGGGCGAAACTAGCACCGCAGTGTCCTGGCTCAACAAAATTCGTTTCCGGGCAGGGATGCCTGCAGTTACAGCCGTAGATCAGGCTACGCTACGCAATATTTACCGTCACGAGCGTCGTGTTGAAATGGCTTTTGAGGAGCAACGATATCATGATGTACGCAGATGGCTGATAGCAAGCGAAACATTGGGCAGAAAAGTATCCATCGTAACCATTACCGGAAAGTTTAAGGCAGGAAAATCATTATCCTTCCCTTATGCTTATAATCCCACAATTTACGATTATACTTACACACCATCAGAATACAATGTTTTAGAAAACCGGGCATGGAACAATTCACTTTATTTTCGTCCGATCACTCGTGATGAGATTAACAAAAACAAGCAGTTGATCCAAAATCCGGGCTATTAG